Proteins from a genomic interval of Uloborus diversus isolate 005 chromosome 4, Udiv.v.3.1, whole genome shotgun sequence:
- the LOC129221588 gene encoding uncharacterized protein LOC129221588 — translation MVITKVYKRRRPMLMTRGGLQHLCTMFRAVGLCVLLLAWAGAQEIVRSASLAGAPVGLFSRIGPGGNAESAASLGGAPIGVYQRRQYPFQVFSLPLRSGPFFPFFPNPLQPFPFGQAAPRPPPIRPRPPVRPPPRPRPPLFPPLRPTVRPQPRPRPPGRPRPFPG, via the exons ATGGTAATAACAAAGGTATATAAAAGAAGACGCCCGATGTTGATGACGAGAGGCGGATTGCAACACCTCTGCACAATGTTTCGAGCA GTAGGTCTGTGTGTGCTGCTGCTTGCTTGGGCCGGAGCCCAAGAGATTGTCCGCAGTGCCTCTCTGGCAGGGGCGCCCGTAGGCCTCTTCAGCAGAATCGGGCCAGGAGGAAATGCAGAGAGCGCAGCTTCCTTAG gCGGAGCTCCGATCGGCGTATACCAGAGGCGACAGTATCCCTTCCAAGTGTTTTCTCTTCCACTGAGAAGTGGGCCCTTCTTCCCTTTCTTCCCGAATCCCTTGCAGCCCTTTCCTTTTGGACAAGCTGCCCCTCGACCGCCACCCATTCGCCCCCGGCCGCCCGTGAGACCGCCACCTAGACCTCGTCCACCCCTCTTTCCACCACTGAGACCGACTGTCAGGCCACAACCAAGGCCACGCCCACCAGGCAGACCCCGCCCCTTTCCGGGCTGA